Proteins encoded together in one Impatiens glandulifera chromosome 1, dImpGla2.1, whole genome shotgun sequence window:
- the LOC124937765 gene encoding uncharacterized protein LOC124937765 — protein sequence MAKKMAAVLYHYPCPDGAFAALAAHLFFSATSTSVRFFPNTVYAPLRPDQLPLHEIRDLYLLDFIGPPGYLPLIAAQVERVVVLDHHKTSFEVFQSEGANCVNVSTCPVFGENLCGVLDIQRSGATIAYDYFKEQLLHLAAASENDDTKNCTGCSSSSVLSEALHQFQKAKTKFQYIEDGDLWNWALPNSKAFSSGLKDSNIEFDVNRNPALFHQLLSLDLDVVINQGMTTLSEKQKLINEVLEQSFEIELGGGSFGRCLAVHADHISHLRSELGGQLARKSYDSKLRGIGAVVYKVPELADDCLLKISLRSGEGEDTTTISQKFGGGGHKCASSFMLNSTEFEKWKLKQS from the exons ATGGCGAAGAAGATGGCGGCGGTGCTCTATCACTACCCTTGCCCCGATGGAGCTTTTGCGGCGTTGGCTGCTCATCTCTTCTTTTCTGCGACATCGACTTCCGTCCGCTTTTTCCCCAACACCGTCTATGCTCCCCTTAGACCGGACCAGCTACCCCTCCATGAAATTCGCGACCTTTACCTTCTCGATTTTATTGGCCCTCCTGGATATCTTCCCCTAATTGCTGCCCAAGTTGAAAG AGTTGTGGTGTTGGACCATCACAAGACTTCATTTGAGGTGTTCCAGAGTGAGGGAGCTAATTGTGTTAATGTTTCTACTTGTCCTGTATTTGGTGAAAACCTGTGCGGGGTGTTGGATATACAGAGGAGTGGTGCTACAATTGCATATGACTATTTCAAAGAACAATTACTTCATCTTGCGGCTGCAAGTGAAAATGATGACACAAAAAACTGTACTGGTTGCTCTAGTTCATCAGTATTGTCTGAAGCACTTCATCAATTTCAGAAAGCTAAAACAAAATTTCAGTACATTGAAGATGGTGACCTTTGGAATTGGGCTCTTCCAAATAGTAAAGCTTTCAGTAGTGGGCTGaaagattcaaatattgaatttgATGTCAACCGTAATCCTGCCTTGTTTCATCAG CTGCTTTCGTTGGATTTGGATGTTGTCATTAATCAAGGAATGACGACTTTATCTGAGAAGCAAAAACTTATTAATGAGGTTCTTGAACAATCCTTTGAAATTGAGCTTGGAGGTGGATCATTTGGACGATGTCTG GCTGTGCATGCGGATCATATTTCCCATCTTCGTAGTGAGCTTGGAGGCCAATTGGCCAGGAAAAGTTATGATAGCAAGTTAAG GGGCATAGGAGCTGTTGTATATAAAGTCCCTGAGCTTGCGGATGACTGCTTGTTGAAGATAAGTCTTAGAAGTGGGGAAGGCGAAGACACCACAACCATCTCACAG AAATTTGGTGGGGGAGGGCACAAATGTGCAAGTTCATTTATGTTAAACTCAACCGAATTTGAAAAGTGGAAGTTAAAACAAAGCTAA
- the LOC124937492 gene encoding NAC domain-containing protein 86 has translation MAPVGLPPGFRFHPTDEELVSYYLKRKIHGQEIELDIIPEVDLYKCEPWDLADKSFLPSKDPEWYFFGPRDRKYPNGFRTNRATRAGYWKSTGKDRRVMCQIQSQNQCRAIGMKKTLVYYRGRAPQGIRTDWVMHEYRLDDKECDQDASGIQVCITLI, from the exons ATGGCGCCTGTCGGATTGCCTCCAGGTTTCAGGTTTCATCCGACAGACGAAGAGCTCGTCAGCTACTATCTCAAACGCAAAATTCATGGGCAAGAGATTGAACTCGACATCATCCCTGAGGTTGATCTCTACAAATGTGAACCCTGGGATTTAGCAG ACAAGTCGTTCTTGCCGAGCAAAGATCCAGAGTGGTATTTCTTCGGGCCAAGAGATCGCAAGTATCCAAACGGATTCAGAACGAATAGGGCAACCCGGGCGGGCTATTGGAAGTCTACTGGAAAAGATAGAAGGGTGATGTGCCAAATTCAGAGTCAGAATCAATGTCGTGCAATCGGAATGAAGAAGACCCTCGTGTATTATAGAGGTCGAGCTCCACAGGGAATAAGAACGGATTGGGTAATGCATGAATATCGCCTCGACGACAAAGAATGCGATCAAGATGCCTCGGGAATTCAGGTTTGTATTACCCTTATCTAA
- the LOC124941307 gene encoding glutamic acid-rich protein-like, which produces MKHLRELYLAKKKTWEKKSICDVAYTLHGFALAFQVWTYELINTFVPKFAERTLEDDPTSPRIVFYKSFRSYIGPEVSTAIQKCNVRRKIHESEEEKRIQDNSHEIPSTTTPLPTDEDNSTSCAPNRVSQAHTDAKIDELTNDVNEIKKDVNEIKSEIKLIKENQQLIITLLGEIKEQKNSGGEEKEEADTAALDTEKRTKTRTRTKTKNNDVALDTKRRTTKRKNDDVDNENRTKRKNDEVMNSKRNNDEEMKKSKQDDVDEIKRKMNERNERRERLANLAKKRKADELAKKRKADELAKKRELTKKRNLSKKRSRKRYNCTPPRTHLSPTHTPRTTLSPTHNTTPHDEEEEEEEDEDEEEEYEEYEEEDEEDEENDEEDESQASRKLNFDEEKDDDVQDEDSLPTPQSSPKLKEVDEEKNKEKEVEVDVEKEVEVEAEKNKEVVEEENKEEVEEEKNKEEEETKENDKDKDFPHVLKEKKEEVEEEEETKENDKDEDLPHVPKEKKEEVIVETKEEKKKEKNKEKEVNDVKELTPSQCVNPMLRIDKEKMKTLKQWLNSDDKYLKDLTVCEADRSLFNRLLKPQEWLHDVKIANRYDMFAPNPVGYKFDDFMEYVIGEGSNPWNLVDMIYVPLNLKQKHWVLCQIHL; this is translated from the exons ATGAAACACCTTCGTGAGTTATATCTCGCCAAAAAGAAAACCTGGGAAAAGAAAAGCATTTGTGATGTCGCTTATACTTtacatgggttcgcactagcattccaagtgtggacctatgagctTATCAATACATTCGTCCCCAAATTTGCTGAAAGGACACTGGAAGATGATCCTACAAGCCCAAGGATAGTGTTCTATAAATCTTTTAGGAGTTATATCGGACCTGAAGTATCCACAGCCATCCAGAAGTGCAATGTTCGAAGAAAAATTCATGAGTCTGAGGAGGAGAAGCGAAT CCAAGACAACTCTCATGAAATCCCTTCTACGACGACTCCTCTTCCAACTGATGAAGACAATTCTACATCCTGTGCACCCAATCGAGTGTCTCAAGCCCATACTGATGCCAAAATTGATGAGCTGACAAATGATGTGAATGAGATTAAAAAGGATGTGAATGAGATTAAAAGTGAAATCAAGCTCATCAAGGAGAATCAACAACTTATAATCACATTATTGGGGGAAATAAAGGAACAAAAGAAtagtggaggagaagaaaaagaagaggcaGACACTGCTGCACTTGATACTGAGAAGAGGACGAAGACGAGGACGAGGACGAAGACGAAGAATAATGATGTTGCACTTGATACTAAGAGGAGGACGACAAAgaggaagaatgatgatgttgataatgAGAATAGGACGAAGAGGAAGAATGATGAGGTGATGAACTCTAAGAGGAATAATGACgaggagatgaagaagagtaaGCAGGATGATGTTGATGAGATTAAGAGAAAGATGAATGAGAGGAATGAGAGGCGAGAGAGGCTGGCGAACTTGGCCAAGAAGAGGAAGGCTGAtgagttggccaagaagaggaAAGCTGAtgagttggccaagaagaggGAGTTGACCAAGAAGAGGAACTTGTCCAAGAAGAGAAGTCGAAAAAGGTATAATTGCACACCCCCACGCACACACTTGAGCCCCACGCACACCCCACGCACTACCCTAAGCCCCACGCACAACACCACGCCCCAC gacgaggaagaggaagaggaggaggacgaGGACGAGGAAGAGGAGTATGAGGAGTATgaggaggaggacgaggagGACGAGGAGAATGATGAGGAGGACGAG TCACAAGCCTCTCGcaaattgaattttgatgaGGAGAAGGATGATGATGTGCAAGACGAGGATTCGCTCCCTACGCCCCAATCCTCTCCCAAATTGAAGGAGGTGGATgaggagaagaataaggagaaggaggtggaggtggatGTGGAGAAGGAGGTAGAGGTGGAGGCTgagaagaataaggaggtggtggaggaggagaacAAAGAGGAGGTGGAGGAAgagaagaataaggaggaggaggagactaAGGAGAATGACAAG GACAAGGATTTTCCCCACGTTCTAaaggagaagaaagaggaggtggaggaggaggaggagactaAAGAGAATGACAAG GACGAGGATTTGCCCCACGTTCCAaaggagaagaaagaggag GTGATTGTGGAGActaaggaggagaagaagaaggagaagaataaggagaAGGAGGTGAATGATGTGAAAGAATTGACTCCATCACAATGT GTTAATCCTATGTTACGAATTGACAAGGAAAAGATGAAGACTTTGAAGCAATGGTTAAACAGTGATGATAAATACCTCAAGGATTTGACTGTTTGCGAAGCAGATCGTTCTTTATTCAACAGATTGCTTAAGCCTCAAGAATGGTTACACGATGTG AAGATCGCGAATCGCTATGATATGTTTGCCCCGAATCCTGTTGGCTACAAGTTCGACGATTTTATGGAATATGTAATTGGTGAAGGAAGTAATCCTTGGAATCTTGTTGATATGATATATGTACCTTTGAACCTGAAGCAGAAGCACTGGGTCCTATGCCAGATTCATCTATAA